The Anabrus simplex isolate iqAnaSimp1 chromosome 1, ASM4041472v1, whole genome shotgun sequence genome window below encodes:
- the LOC136865789 gene encoding alpha-crystallin A chain encodes MALIPLLLNDVLDDLDDFHYRRSLDNYYYHPYRLSNVRPWRRKGRRSAVVNAQSSNKGFKTNLDVQQFHPDEITVKVVDNCVLVEGKHEEREDEHGFISRQFQRRYKLPDDVDVDNVTSKLSSDGILTIECPKKVSPSAKERIIPITRSSAPAVTEATESTLQASNGKGDAPDTMEL; translated from the exons ATGGCTCTCATTCCTTTGCTGTTGAATGATGTCTTGGACGATTTGGACGACTTCCACTATAGACGGTCATTAGATAATTACTACTACCACCCATATCGGCTGTCAAACGTTCGTCCATGGCGTCGCAAGGGTCGACGCAGTGCTGTTGTAAATGCCCAAAGCTCCAATAAGGGATTCAAA ACAAATTTAGATGTTCAGCAATTTCATCCTGATGAAATAACAGTCAAAGTGGTGGACAATTGTGTTCTGGTTGAAGGTAAACACGAAGAACGTGAAGACGAGCATGGTTTTATTTCTCGCCAGTTTCAGCGACGCTACAAACTTCCTGATGATGTAGACGTGGATAATGTTACCTCCAAGCTATCGTCAGATGGAATCCTCACTATTGAGTGCCCCAAGAAG GTTTCGCCTTCTGCAAAAGAGCGTATTATTCCCATTACTCGCTCCAGTGCCCCTGCTGTGACTGAAGCAACAGAGTCGACGTTGCAGGCATCAAATGGTAAAGGAGATGCTCCAGACACCATGGAACTTTAA